A region of Camelus dromedarius isolate mCamDro1 chromosome 22, mCamDro1.pat, whole genome shotgun sequence DNA encodes the following proteins:
- the ZNF703 gene encoding zinc finger protein 703, with translation MSDSPAGSNPRTPESSGSGSGGGGKRPAVPAAVSLLPPADPLRQANRLPIRVLKMLSAHTGHLLHPEYLQPLSSTPVSPIELDAKKSPLALLAQTCSQIGKPDPPPSSKLNSVAAANGLGAEKDPGRSSSGAASASAALKQLGDSPAEDKSSFKPYSKGSGGGDSRKDSGSSSVSSTSSSLSPGDKAGFRVPSATCTPFPPHGAPVSASSSSSSPGGSRGGSPHHSDCKNGGGGGGGELDKKDQEPKPSPEPAAVSRGSGGEPGAHGGAEAGASGRKSEPPSALVGAGHVAPVSPYKPGHSVFPLPPSSIGYHGSIVGAYAGYPSQFVPGLDPSKSGLVGGQLSGGLGLPPGKPPSSSPLTGASPPSFLQGLCRDPYCLGGYHSASHLGGSSCSTCSAHDPAGPSLKAGGYPLVYPGHPLQPAALSSSAAQAALPGHPLYTYGFMLQNEPLPHSCNWVAASGPCDKRFATSEELLSHLRTHTALPGAEKLLAAYPGASGLGSAAAAAAAAASCHLHLPPPTAPGSPGSLSLRSPHTLGLSRYHPYGKSHLSTAGGLAVPSLPTAGPYYSPYALYGQRLASASALGYQ, from the exons ATGAGCGATTCGCCCGCTGGATCTAACCCAAGGACACCCGAaagcagcggcagcggcagcggcggcggcgggaagAGGCCAGCGGTGCCGGCGGCGGTGTCCCTCTTGCCCCCGGCGGACCCCCTGCGCCAGGCTAACCGGCTTCCTATCAGGGTCCTGAAGATGCTGAGCGCTCACACCGGCCACCTCCTGCACCCGGAGTACCTGCAGCCGCTGTCCTCCACTCCCGTCAGCCCGATTGAG CTGGACGCCAAGAAGAGTCCTTTGGCGTTGCTGGCGCAGACTTGCTCGCAGATCGGCAAGCCGGACCCGCCGCCCTCGTCCAAGCTCAATTCGGTAGCGGCGGCCAACGGGCTGGGAGCGGAGAAGGACCCTGGCCGCTCCTCCTCGGGCGCCGCCTCCGCGTCTGCTGCCCTCAAGCAGCTGGGGGACTCCCCGGCCGAGGACAAGTCCAGCTTCAAGCCCTACTCCAAAGGCTCCGGTGGCGGCGACTCCCGCAAAGACAGCGGCTCTTCCTCCGtgtcctccacctcctcctccttgtccccCGGAGACAAGGCGGGTTTCAGAGTCCCCAGCGCCACCTGCACGCCGTTTCCCCCGCATGGAGCGCCGGTCTCCGCGTCGTCGTCCTCGTCCTCTCCCGGTGGCTCCCGGGGCGGCTCCCCGCACCACTCTGACTGCAAGaacggcggcgggggcggcggcggggagcTGGACAAGAAAGACCAGGAGCCCaagcccagccctgagcctgcaGCCGTGAGCCGCGGCAGCGGTGGCGAGCCGGGCGCGCACGGCGGCGCCGAGGCCGGGGCCTCCGGGCGCAAATCCGAGCCGCCCTCCGCTCTGGTGGGGGCTGGCCACGTGGCGCCAGTGTCGCCCTACAAACCGGGCCACTCGGTGTTCCCGCTGCCACCCTCCAGCATCGGCTACCACGGCTCCATCGTAGGCGCCTACGCCGGCTACCCGTCTCAGTTCGTGCCTGGCCTGGATCCGAGCAAGTCCGGCCTCGTGGGAGGCCAGCTGTCGGGGGGCCTGGGCCTGCCACCGGGCAAGCCTCCCAGCTCCAGCCCGCTCACCGGGGCCTCCCCGCCCTCCTTCCTGCAGGGATTATGCCGCGACCCCTACTGCCTGGGAGGCTACCACAGCGCCTCGCACCTCGGAGGCTCCAGCTGCTCCACTTGCAGCGCGCACGACCCGGCCGGGCCCAGCCTGAAGGCGGGGGGCTACCCGCTGGTGTACCCCGGGCACCCGCTGCAGCCCGCCGCGCTCTCGTCCAGCGCCGCGCAGGCCGCACTCCCCGGCCACCCGCTCTACACTTACGGCTTCATGCTGCAGAACGAACCGCTGCCGCACAGCTGCAACTGGGTGGCGGCCAGCGGGCCGTGCGACAAGCGCTTCGCCACCTCGGAGGAGCTGCTCAGCCACTTACGGACTCACACGGCCCTGCCCGGCGCGGAGAAACTTCTGGCCGCCTACCCGGGGGCCTCGGGCCTGGGCagcgccgccgcggccgccgctgccgccgcctcctGCCATCTGCACCTCCCCCCGCCCACCGCCCCGGGCAGCCCCGGGTCGCTGTCATTGCGGAGTCCACACACTTTGGGGCTAAGCCGGTACCACCCCTATGGCAAGAGCCACTTATCCACGGCCGGGGGCCTGGCCGTGCCGTCCCTCCCCACAGCCGGACCCTACTACTCACCATACGCGCTGTACGGACAGAGACTGGCCTCAGCCTCCGCGCTCGGATACCAGTAA